In the Diceros bicornis minor isolate mBicDic1 chromosome X, mDicBic1.mat.cur, whole genome shotgun sequence genome, TGGCCACGCCCCCTCACCTCCCCCGGGCCGCGGCGGCGCGCCGGCCGACCGTGCGGCTTTGTGGGCGGAGCTTGCGCAGCCGCCGGGTCTCCTGCGCGCACTGCCCTCCGTCCCTGGCCACCGCGCTCCTCCGCGGACACGCACTTCCTGCGAGGCCTCTGTGCGCACCTTAGCCGAGCCGAACCGAGCCGAGCTCAGCCTTGCCCTTCCAAGCCGTTCGCCATGGTGGACGAGCTGGTGCTGCTGCTGCACGCGCTCCTGATGCGGCACCGCGCCCTGAGCATCGAGAACAGCCAGCTCATGGAACAGCTGCGGCTGCTGGTGTGCGAGAGGGCCACCCTGCTGCGCCAGGTACGTCCGCCGAGTTGCCCGGTGCCCTTCCCTGAAACGTTTAACGGCGAGAGCTCCCGGCTCCCTGAGTTTATCGTGCAGACGGCGTCTTACATGCTTGTCAACGAGAACCGATTCTGCAACGACGCCATGAAGGTGGCATTCCTA is a window encoding:
- the LDOC1 gene encoding protein LDOC1, giving the protein MVDELVLLLHALLMRHRALSIENSQLMEQLRLLVCERATLLRQVRPPSCPVPFPETFNGESSRLPEFIVQTASYMLVNENRFCNDAMKVAFLISLLTGEAEEWVVPYIEMDSPILGDYRAFLDEMKQCFGWDDDEEDDDEDDDY